Proteins encoded within one genomic window of Onychostoma macrolepis isolate SWU-2019 chromosome 11, ASM1243209v1, whole genome shotgun sequence:
- the LOC131549535 gene encoding mucin-2-like codes for MSTLESSTLESGSTLETTLSTTGTSPSSLTTTTEGQSTSEFTSSTTEIPTSSVEQTTSQQTKTTQFSSTTETETTRTSQSTFTTVLNPTSMSTLESSTQSSSTLETTLSTTGTSPSSTSTMTEGQSTSEFTLSTTELPTSSVEQTKTTQFSSTTETEPTMAAQITLTTLTVSTPMSTSSLESSTLESGSTLETTLSTTGTSPSSTSTTTEGQSTSEFTLSTTELPTSSVEQTKTTQFSSTTETEPTMAAQITLTTLTVSTPMSTSSLESSTLESGSTLETTLSTTGTSPSSTSTMTEGQSTSEFTSSTTEIPTSSVEQTTSQQAQTTQFSSTTETEPTTTAQSTFITVMSPMSTSTLESSTLESGSTLETIISTIESGTTVETTEGQTASEFTSSTIEITSSRVEQTTSQQTQTTQFRSTTEAESTTTAQSTFITVMTPMSTSTLESSTLESGSTLETIISRSTSLASSSPMSTTEGQITSNFTSSITEISSSSVEQSASQQTQTTQFIFSTESESTMTGQSVFTTAISPMTTTTSSTLGSHSTLETTLPTIHSTPSSLFTTTEEQTSPNPQTITSAVTAQTLEPHSSATTLNSVSTTQNCLENCQCNGSPCIFNVTSGKCQCQCNSFTFGEYCNFAYDLSTVIWSESTPTRNANISLRIMMDYLTGYENMNSPESKQLISTLKRELSILCKRADAQNFKDVHIHRLMQGSVIAESTAVYNYPNNNSQIMFLNNDLGPTLEKIFNDSDSFTNLSIALGNVSIQDAQITMEPVKISSKLLFFFLETNNLDLTYLIKEEEEEELDLIN; via the exons ATGTCGACATTAGAATCATCTACACTTGAAAGTGgttcaacactggaaactacattgtccacaacaggtaCCTCTCCATCTTCACTAACTACTACGACAGAaggacaaagtacatcagaattcacttcatcaaCAACAGAAATACCTACTTCCAGTGTAGAGCAAACAACAAGCCAGCAAACAAAAACCACTCAGTTTAGTTCTACCACAGAAACAGAAACTACAAGGACATCTCagtcaacatttacaacagtttTGAACCCCACAAGCATGTCGACATTAGAATCATCTACACAAAGTAgttcaacactggaaactacattgtccacaacaggtaCCTCTCCATCTTCAACGTCTACTATGACAGAaggacaaagtacatcagaattcactttATCAACAACAGAATTACCTACTTCCAGTGTagagcaaacaaaaacaactcaGTTTAGTTCTACAACAGAAACAGAACCTACAATGGCAGCTCAAATAACACTAACAACACTAACAGTTAGTACCCCTATGAGCACCTCCTCATTAGAATCATCTACACTTGAAAGTGgttcaacactggaaactacattgtccacaacaggtaCCTCTCCATCTTCAACGTCTACTACGACAGAaggacaaagtacatcagaattcactttATCAACAACAGAATTACCTACTTCCAGTGTagagcaaacaaaaacaactcaGTTTAGTTCTACAACAGAAACAGAACCTACAATGGCAGCTCAAATAACACTAACAACACTAACAGTTAGTACCCCTATGAGCACCTCCTCATTAGAATCATCTACACTTGAAAGTGgttcaacactggaaactacattgtccacaacaggCACCTCTCCATCTTCAACGTCTACTATGACAGAaggacaaagtacatcagaattcacttcatcaaCAACAGAAATACCTACTTCCAGTGTAGAGCAAACAACAAGCCAGCAGGCACAAACCACTCAGTTTAGTTCTACCACAGAAACAGAACCTACAACGACAGCTCAATCAACATTTATAACAGTTATGAGCCCTATGAGCACATCCACATTAGAATCATCTACACTTGAAAGTGgttcaacactggaaactaTAATATCTACAATTGAAAGTGGTACAACAGTGGAaactacagaaggacaaactgcatcagaattcacttcatcaaCAATAGAAATAACTTCATCCAGAGTAGAGCAAACAACAAGCCAGCAGACACAAACCACTCAGTTTCGTTCTACCACAGAAGCAGAATCTACAACGACAGCTCAATCAACATTTATAACAGTTATGACCCCTATGAGCACATCCACATTAGAATCATCTACACTTGAAAGTGgttcaacactggaaactaTAATATCTAGAAGTACCTCTTTAGCTTCATCATCACCAATGTCTACGACAGAAGGACAAATCACATCAAACTTTACCTCATCTATAACAGAAATATCCTCATCTAGTGTAGAACAATCAGCAAGCCAGCAGACACAAACCActcaatttattttttccacaGAATCAGAATCTACAATGACAGGTCAATCAGTATTCACAACAGCTATTTCCCCTATGACCACGACCACATCTTCTACACTTGGAAGTCAttcaacactggaaactacattacccacaaTACATTCAACTCCTTCTTCACTATTTACTACAACAGAAGAACAAACTTCCCCTAATCCTCAAACAATAACCTCAGCTGTTACAGCCCAAACATTAGAACCTCATTCATCTGCAACAACTCTCAACTCAGTTTCAACAACTCAAAACTGTCTGGAGAATTGTCAGTGTAATGGATCCCCATGCATCTTCAATGTAACATCTGGGAAATGTCAGTGTCAGTGCAATTCTTTCACTTTTGGAGAATACTGCAATTTTGCATATGACTTATCCACAGTTATTTGGT CTGAAAGCACACCCACAAGGAATGCAAACATCTCTCTCAGAATTATGATGGACTATCTTACCGGGTATGAAAATATGAACTCACCAGAGTCAAAACAACTAATTTCCACCTTAAAACGCGAg CTTTCAATCCTTTGTAAAAGAGCAGATGCACAAAATTTCAAAGATGTGCACATACATAGGCTTAT GCAAGGAAGTGTCATTGCTGAAAGTACTGCAGTATATAACTATCCCAACAACAACTCTCAAATAATGTTTCTAAATAACGATTTGGGGCCCACCCTGGAAAAAATCTTTAACGACTCAGATTCATTTACAAATCTCAGCATAGCTCTCGGTAATGTTTCCATCCAAGATGCCCAAATTACCATGGAGCCAGTTAAAATATCAAgtaagttactttttttttttttggaaacaaaTAACCTtgatttaacatatttaattaaagaagaagaggaagaagaattAGACTTAATTAATTGA